The nucleotide sequence TCCTGATCAATGATCCAGACGTCTTCCATCCCTTCGGCCGCCATCTGTTCGCCCAGCGCAAGCGCGTCTTGCGGTGTCGCGGCCTGATAGACCTGCGGTCCGGACCTAACGATGAATCTATTCTTGGGCATGAGAGGGGGCGATTTCGTAAGGGCCATAAGGGAAATCTAGACGGGGTAGCGCCACCTCAGAATGCGACGGACAACAAATCAGAGCCAAAACATTTGCCGGCAGGCTAATCCAAAGAAACGTCGGGACCGTCAACGCGATGCACGCGTGGATCAGATAAATAACCTGGCCGATCAGACTGGCAAGCAGTCCAACTCGAATCCAGCCCAATAGCGTTCGCGCACCCAATCGTCGGACTCGCCGATCAGATATGCTGCGATCCATGCCGAAAAGGATTCCATGCTCTACTGTAACACCCCGTCCTTCGCAGGTATTTAAGAACTCGCTTCGACATTGATCAAGTCCGCTGCGGGTCCAAAAGCGGCTCAGCACGTCCATCGCGCTAGGTCCGGTCTCCCTCAAACAGCCGACGTGGCGACGGCGCGTTCGTTGTTCGGCTCAGGGCCAGAAGCTGACATCCCAGTTATGACGTGATAGGCAAAACGGGAGGGGCTGCCTATGCACTACGACGTCTGTTGGCAACGCTGCGTTACGCCACAAACGAGCGAGGCATATGGTCAATGGCGCTGGTCTGTGGGCATCACGCCAGCCGAAAAGGCTGTAGCGCTGCAGCCCATCGATGAGTGAGGGATCACATGAAATTGCGTGTCTGGCACGAGATTATGGCTATGGCAGCAACTGTTGTTCTAATGGCTGGTCAGCTTCATGCCGCGGGACAGAAAGTACGAATCACAGGGATTTACAGCGACCTCTACTTCAACCAAGAAGGTGGTGATCTGCTGGGCAACGAAATCTTCATCGTTTACGCGAGCGGTGGTTATGTAGCATTCGTCCAACAGTCTCAGGGTGAGCCTCAAATGCCGAGCGTTGTACCCGTGAGCATCGATGGCGACACTATCAGTTTTACTGTTCCTGACCCATCAGGGGGCACGGACGAATACAAAGGAAGAATCAGCGTAGCGGGTTTCGTTGGCACCCTGCAGCACCAGCCGGCGCGTGGAGAGCCTGCACAACGCGCGATCCGTCTTAAGCGCAAGAAGAGCTACTGGGAATAGCGCATCCCTGACGGATAGCGAACCTGCACGCCCGGCGACCGAAAGTTCGCCGAAACAGCTGGACTCGTTAACTCAGCACTCGATCGATCAAATCTACGCAACGAGTTGCCAATGTCTGTTTTGGGTCACAAGCGGCCCTCAGCGGGCCTCGTCGTGAAGGTCGGGTACGGGCCAAAACCAGACATCGACAGGACGATGCCCACATCATGGTAGCTCGTCAGCGGCGACAATCCGGCGCACCTCTTCTCTTTGCGCTTATCGCGCGCTTCAATCCCAATCCATCCCGCCAATGACGCCAAGAAACCAGCCACCCAAGAAAGCGGCGGTAAACGCCGCGAGGTCGAGTGCCACAGACGGGCCAAAGTCCTGCTTGTCTTGAACATGATGAAATGCGAGCAGCGCGAGCGCAATGATCGCCGCGCACATCGCCGGCCAAAGCGCCTGTTGCCGCGCTTTAAGCCGCTGGGCCGAGGCAGCCCCCTGAGAATTCCGTGATAAAGTCCTGGATCGACGAAACGATGCCACGGCGCTCAAGACGACTACGATCAGAAAGGCTGTGAAGTACACCAGACTTTCTCCCCCATGCCAGCGGTTAGTGCGCGGCGCGGCCGTCGCCCTTCGGTCAAAAGCTGCCATCAGGACGTGGAAACCCTCGCCCTTTCGGAGGTGCCTGTTCGATACAGGTCTTCGCCCGGGCGACGATTTCCTTTGGCGATAGCTCCTTGAGAATGCGATCACGTTCATTCCCAAAAATGAAAGCAAGCTCCAAAAGGCGTTCACGTTCTCCTTCAGGCTGACGTGTGTCCAACCTTCTGAAAGTCGTCGACGCGTTCTGGTGGTTGATCTCAGCGTCGTTCGCTTTCTGTCGCAGCGCAGCGTCAGTCGGGACTTTGCCGGTTTCCATAAGTTTGTCCGCGACAAAGATGGTCGTCGCGCAGGTGAGATGGACGTCCTCCTGGGGAGAACAAGCCGCTACCGATAAGCTCGTAGCAGCAAACAGAGCTAAACCGACGGTTTTGCAGAGAGGGATCACACTTAATCTCGGTTCTGACCGGTGGACCAAAATGCCGACAACGCCACCCCACTTGTGGGTTGCACAGCAGCACTCCGTCAACCGAGAACACGGTGAATGCTCAATTTTCCATGAATAGGGGAAGTCTGCTACGGGTCACAATGCGCCTTCGCGGATAGTCCGACTGACGTCCGGTCAATCCCTGATAGCGGAAGTTTTCGGTTTAGGCAGACCGAAGCGCTCGAAATATTGAGCAACTGCCGAGTTCGAGTGGTCGCCCGCATGGTACGCAGCGAGAGCTGCCATATCGCTATCCAGGAACATCGCTAGGGCGACCTGGCTGACAACCCAAACGCCGCCGCCAACACGACGTCCGAGACCATGCTGAGGGCACCAATTCCGGATCGTCGTTTCCGACTTTCCGGCCCTCCTGGCTGCCGCAGCGAGGCTGATCCCTTCCCGAGGGTCATACGGCATCAGGATCTTGAAGTGAGAATGCTCCGGAGGTTTCATCTTTCCACCGTTCTCAGCAGCGTTGCCAGTGGGCCCGCCGAACCGCCCTCTCTTGCCAAGGCATGCTGGATTGTCTCGACAGGGCAGCCATGCTGGAGGGCCAAGGACGCGACGATTGCCGCGTCCTGGGCGTTGGTTTCGGCAGCCGTGCCGACCTTCGTCCCGTTGATGAACACTTCCGCAATTCGACCATCCTCAAACCGACCGATGCCGCCCGTGTAGGACTGGCCATCGCATTCGAACCGGAAGAGCCAATGCGCTCTCCGGTCGTTCAGGCGAGTTCGGAGGCCCGTCATCGCGGACCTCCGGCCTCTCCATGGGCGCCCAAATCATCCATGGGCGCCCTTGTTTGGGACGGGGCGCCCATGGGGTTTTTGGGCGCCCATGATGCGTCCGGCACCTCCAACACGTACCGGGAACCGGGCCCGAAACCGTCCCTGGTGGACTTGATGCCCAACTCGATCCGGGCATCGCGGAAGGCCTTGCTCTTGCTCAGCCGCTTGTCGTCCTCAAGCAACGCCGCCGCCCGCGCCTGACGCTCGACCTCCAGAACGTCCACCGGGCCGGCCGAGAGGATGTCCCTCAGAAACTGCATGACATCGTCCTTGCCGCCGCCCGACTGCCCCTTCTTGGCCCCGCGGTTCTCCGATGCAGACAGCGCTTCATCGATCGACTCGCTGACGTGGTCGCCCTCGAACATGACATTCGATGACATCACGTCATCCCCGACCAGGCGTTGTTCGAGCCGAAAGGCGAGCCCCTTGCACTTCTTGCCGAGGTTATTCTTGGCCTGGAGCAAGAACCGCCGCTCGTCGTCTTCCGGATCTTCGATGACCGCAAAGGCCGCGCGAGCTGCCGCCACGAAAGCGATCGAGCCGGCGAACCGGTTCAGGGCGCTTTGGTTGCCACCGCCGCCCCCCTTGTTGAGGTGCGTCACCGCGACGACGGCGATCCGGAGGCGGTTGGCCATGTCAGCCAGCGGCTCCAGGACCTCGCGGGTCTCCACGTTACCGTTGCCGTCGCTGCCACCCATGTACGCTGAGATCGGATCGACGATGATCAGCCTGACCGTGCCGATTTTCCTCGCCATATCTTCCAGCAGATCGACGTCTGTCTTCAGGCTGAACGTCTTCCGGCCCGTTCCGTCCGGCTTCGTCGCCGCCGAGACGATGTGAACGCGCTCGCGATCGGCCCCCGCCGCCATGAGGCGCGGGATGATGGTGTCCTGTACGCCGTCTTCCGCAGACATGAAGATGACGTCGCCCGGGAGCGTCGAGCCCTCACCACACGGCCAGTGGCCACCGTTCGAGACGGTAGCCGACATGAACGCGGTCAGCTGGCTCTTACCGAGGCCCGGGGGACCACCCAGCAGGACGAGCTTGCCCTCCGGGATGCGGCCGGGCCAAACCCAGACCAACTTCTCCGGCTCGAGGTCGCTGGCGCGATGCACGATCAGCCGCCGCTTTGCCGGCTTCGAACCAGACGGTGCTTGCTCCGGCTTTTGCGTCGAGGTCGAAGCCCGCTCCGCATATTGGCCGATCAGTTCTTCGATCTCTCGTTGATCACGACCGAAGTGTCCGTGAGCGACGGCGATTTCAGACAGGCGATCGACCATCACGTTCTTGGGCACCCACTGGCTCGCCACGGCATCCGCCAGTGTCGCTGCGGCTTCCGTGAAAACGGCGAGCTTGGCGTCCTGAGACGCCAATGCCACGCTGCGCTTCACCTCGCGCAGTATTTTTGCGGCCGTGGGACCGTATTGCCGCTCATCGCTATGATCCGTGTCGACTGCTTCGTCTCCGGAATGGCTCTGATGGTGGTCCGAGGCCTGGGAGTTCGCTGACAAAGCTTCGGCACGGCGCTTCAACTCGTCTGCGGTCAGGGGCGCGCGTGAGTGATGAAAGTTCATTTACGCAGCCTCTGCAACAACGGTGACGGGGGTTTCGAGCCGGTAACGACCGTGCATGCCGGGGAACGGACCCGCATGCGGCTCGCTGGTGGTCGAGATATTCAAGCCGGATTTCCTGAGCATGTAGATGTAGTGCGAGCATCGCGCCCCGGAGGTCTCCAGCAGGGTGATCCCAGCTGATCCGGCGTCGATCAACTTTCGCAGCATCCAAGCTTGGCGGCCGGTGAAGGTCCGGCACGATCCGTCTGCCTTGCGGATGGTGATGTTGCTCATTGCTCCACCCCCGTCCCGATTCCGGCGAGGTTTGCGACCAGGTCGGCAACTGCCGGGTGGACGCGGTACCGACGCGCAACATAGTTGCCGGCCCTCGTGCTGGGATGCACCACCACCATGCGCCAGTTGAACAAGGGCAGGTCGGAAACTGATTGTGCTTTGTGATGTCGTTTGCTACAGGTTTTCAAGTTCAAGACTCCTAGAGAGCCCGGTGCGCACGATCTGATCCGCCAAGATGTGGATCGTGCAGCCGGGTTTTCGTTTTGGGGAACAGGGGTTAGGCGACGCGCCGGACTTCGGAGGTTGATCTGACCAGGGGTCCGATCTTCCTCTGTGCCCAAGCGTCGAGGCCGGAGACGGGGTAGAGGGGAAAGCGTCCCGCCAACCGAAAGGGCGGGCCTTCCGAACTCACGCAAGCAAGCTTTGCCAGCGTCTTGGGTGAGCACGGGACGTTGTAGGTCTCGACAACATATTTCGCTGCTTGAGCACGCCGCAGCAGGCGTTCGGGGTTGATCTCAGCGTTTTCTTTCATCGGGTCTCTCATCAACAGAGGGGAATCCTCTTCGTCGACGTGAAACCTCTCGCATAGTCGCGAGCCCGAAAGCCGCTCAGAACCCGTCCAAAACTGATCATAACCTCCGATCAGGGGTTATGATCAGAGGTCCTTCAACCAAGTCGTAATGTAGCGACGAACAGTTGGCTCGGCCAATTCGACGCCCTTCCTAGCCCACTCGTTCATAACGGCTTCAGCGAGCTGACTCTTGCTCGGCAGGCGCTTATTCGTAC is from Bradyrhizobium xenonodulans and encodes:
- a CDS encoding winged helix domain-containing protein → MSNITIRKADGSCRTFTGRQAWMLRKLIDAGSAGITLLETSGARCSHYIYMLRKSGLNISTTSEPHAGPFPGMHGRYRLETPVTVVAEAA
- a CDS encoding TSCPD domain-containing protein, translating into MTGLRTRLNDRRAHWLFRFECDGQSYTGGIGRFEDGRIAEVFINGTKVGTAAETNAQDAAIVASLALQHGCPVETIQHALAREGGSAGPLATLLRTVER
- a CDS encoding AAA family ATPase, with protein sequence MNFHHSRAPLTADELKRRAEALSANSQASDHHQSHSGDEAVDTDHSDERQYGPTAAKILREVKRSVALASQDAKLAVFTEAAATLADAVASQWVPKNVMVDRLSEIAVAHGHFGRDQREIEELIGQYAERASTSTQKPEQAPSGSKPAKRRLIVHRASDLEPEKLVWVWPGRIPEGKLVLLGGPPGLGKSQLTAFMSATVSNGGHWPCGEGSTLPGDVIFMSAEDGVQDTIIPRLMAAGADRERVHIVSAATKPDGTGRKTFSLKTDVDLLEDMARKIGTVRLIIVDPISAYMGGSDGNGNVETREVLEPLADMANRLRIAVVAVTHLNKGGGGGNQSALNRFAGSIAFVAAARAAFAVIEDPEDDERRFLLQAKNNLGKKCKGLAFRLEQRLVGDDVMSSNVMFEGDHVSESIDEALSASENRGAKKGQSGGGKDDVMQFLRDILSAGPVDVLEVERQARAAALLEDDKRLSKSKAFRDARIELGIKSTRDGFGPGSRYVLEVPDASWAPKNPMGAPSQTRAPMDDLGAHGEAGGPR